In one Lolium rigidum isolate FL_2022 chromosome 3, APGP_CSIRO_Lrig_0.1, whole genome shotgun sequence genomic region, the following are encoded:
- the LOC124695682 gene encoding uncharacterized protein LOC124695682, protein MTVCPFFYFRLLKELLDTTAVDKSCITSVSPSLLQSLLSGVPDPLALKLGMALISSSFVSSLVPTGLFIKYFVRVDKEGFFHTYPDCGGPFKTLEKAQEAIDSHHVVQREMMCMDGLSDEERAVRNTLYWYHDGTRKHSAEAFASCTTRCTTRELLKALLDMHNEDNDLLGDRAYEVEGIVGHNSCFDGKDCIYRSYSHFNLTMKTKGADPNNDLYFAEVTCMSGDYEAYVLTCICIVKPDHNGECAVCEDKMDDIKHPNDDVYNRGRRNKFHVIRSRRRSHALGVDLFEKLFAVREEAWLIEEEVRVRRMIKEGKDARSSKLEVDRGDGRIKEGKEARRNLEVDNILKLASRKLRGHNIPKEARRSELEVDSRGDVMIKEGNEARRSKLEVDNRRGDHAKRDKYVVPARRIS, encoded by the exons ATGACAGTTTGCCCCTTTTTTTACTTCAGGCTCTTGAAGGAGTTGCTTGACACTACAGCAGTGGACAAATCGTGCATCACTAGCGTTTCTCCCTCTTTGCTGCAGTCTCTGTT GTCTGGGGTGCCAGATCCCTTGGCATTGAAGCTTGGCATGGCTCTCATATCATCTTCATTTGTTTCTTCGTTGGTGCCCACTGGTCTATTTATAAAATATTTTGTCAGAGTTGACAAGGAGGGATTTTTCCATACATATCCTGACTGTGGAGGGCCATTTAAGACCTTAGAGAAAGCCCAGGAAGCTATTGATTCACATCATGTTGTTCAGCGAGAAATGAT GTGCATGGATGGCCTTTCTGATGAGGAGAGAGCCGTACGAAACACTCTATACTGGTATCATGATGGCACAAGGAAGCACTCAGCAGAAGCTTTTGCTTCCTGTACGACCCGTTGCACAACACGGGAATTGCTAAAGGCTTTACTAGACATGCACAACGAGGACAATGATCTTCTGGGg GATCGTGCATATGAAGTAGAAGGTATTGTGGGTCACAATTCATGTTTTGATGGGAAAGACTGTATTTATAGGTCTTATTCTCATTTCAATCTGACCATGAAGACTAAAGGAGCTGATCCCAACAACGATCTATATTTTGCTGAAGTCACGTGTATGAGTGGTGATTATGAAGCATATGTGCTCACCTGTATCTGCATAGTTAAACCTGATCACAATG gtgaatgcgcTGTGTGTGAAGATAAAATGGATGACATTAAACACCCTAATGATGACGTATACAACCGTGGTCGCCGCAACAAGTTTCATGTTATTCGATCACGTCGGCGTTCTCATGCACTTGGAGTTGATTTGTTTGAGAAG TTATTTGCCGTCCGTGAAGAGGCTTGGCTGATAGAAGAGGAGGTTAGGGTGAGACGAATGATTAAGGAAGGGAAGGATGCTAGGAGCAGCAAGTTGGAGGTGGACAGAGGGGATGGCAGGATTAAGGAAGGGAAGGAGGCTAGGCGCAATTTGGAGGTGGACAACATCCTGAAGCTGGCTAGTCGCAAGTTGAGGGGGCACAACATCCCGAAGGAGGCTAGGCGCAGCGAGTTGGAAGTGGACAGCAGAGGGGATGTCATGATTAAGGAAGGAAATGAGGCTAGGCGCAGCAAATTGGAGGTGGACAACAGAAGGGGTGACCATGCAAAGAGGGATAAGTATGTCGTACCGGCTAGACGAATCAGTTGA